The window GATCCTCATCCAGCTGTCTGCGCTGTCACCTGGGTTCAAAGGGTGTGGCACCTCCAGGATCCTAGCCTTTTATACCCCAAGAACTGCTGTGTTCTGGGGATCACTGTGCCCCTGTGGCTCGTGTCTCCGCTCCGCCCCTTACTCCCCACTGCCCTGGTCTTagttctgggttccatctctaatAGCCTTCACCTTCAGTCACCTCGGTCACTCCACAGCCACAGCCTGGGACAGCTCTAGGTGGTCTGCAGTCAAGGCTGGGTctctctggcctcagcttcctgctCCAGCACATTGCTGACCTGACTTCATTCGGGCCTCAGCCAGTGCCCTGAGCTCTCCCACCTGCCTGCATCCTCTTGTCCTTGGCCCACGGTCCCTCCAGCAGCTATTCTCGTATCAGTGTCACTtactcattcaataaacatttctgtGGGCCTCCTCTGTGCTTCCCTTGTTCTGGGTGCTGGCCTAGGGTCCTAAGCAAGATGGGCCCCGTCCCTGCCCTCTCAGGGTTGGTGGTCTAGCAGGGGACACCACAGGCAGAAACGAAGCCGACATACAAGTGAAAAGCAAAATGTAGAGCCAGGAAGGGTAGAAACTGTTCCTTcccaaggaggaaggagaagcttCCCGGTGTCAGTTCATCAGCCAAGTTgttcccccgcccccgcccctccaACTATAAGGTCAAAGGTTCTGATCAGGCACTGAACTCCCACTCTACAGAACCAGGTACTGTCTCCTTTGGTACCCCCATGCCATTCATGTAGCTCAAGATATCACTGATTAACGTAGCTTTCATCCAGCAACTGACTCTGCTTGTGGTTCACGAGatccttcagatttttttctgttgttacaCTTGGCCCTGggcctctttcctctttcctttgcaTATTATGGTGGTagcccacccctctgccccatccCCACCTCAACTATGCTCACATACCCCAGTTCTCTTTCATGTgtcctgttgtgtgtgtgtgtgtgtgtgtgtgtgtgtgtgtgtattctaaactcaaacccaaggccttcctccaccactaagccacatcctgcctttttttttttttttttttagttgtagatggacacaatattttatcttatttattttatctggtactgaggatcaaactcagtgcctcacacatgcaaggcagcgttctaccactgagccaccacttcAGCCCCCTTGCCCACTTTTGATAACAGAGCTTCTACTTCCTGTTGGATGCTAGAGACATAGATGTTTGTGATTCTTCCTTGCCCTCAAGTCTCCTGGGGTAACGGGGAATACGTGATAGGACTTTGGTAGAAGAGAACTGTGGTCATGTGGTTGCCATGGcacagggtggaggaagggccagGTCAGAATCAGCTGGTCAGTGATTCTCAAAGCTTGGTTCCTgggccagcagcctgggaggtggTTGGGAATGCAAATCCACATCCAACATGGATtaaatcaaaatttctgggagTGGAGGCTGACAGTCTGTTTCCAAGTCCTACAAGTAATTCTGATGCACACTGGAATTTGAGAACCAGGCATCTGGGTGGGACATGATGGTGGCAGGGTGGGGGTCCTGGCAGCGGGAATGTAGGGGAAGACTCCCTGACATTTAGGAAGTAGAATGTACCAGCCTTGGTGGTTGGATGTGGGTGAGTGAAGGGGAGGGGAGCTGGGATGTTGGCTTGAGTGACTCCAGGTCTCCATCGGGTACACCTGTCTGGTCCTGTTCTTGCCCCCCATAGGGGTCTTCCAGCCTCTCCTGCGAGCCTCCAGCCAGTGCTCCCTCCTCCCCGCATTGCCGTGCAGAGCACTCCCTTATTCACAAACAAGCAGCTCCCAGCCCATCCGTGTAGTCAAGGTGGTTTCCACAGCAGTTGACATCAGCGTCCTTGTCCCCGGGGAGCCTAGcaccctcctgcctgcctgcctgcctgcctgcagcACCTGTATTATCACGTCCAGGAGTGGAGAGGAGGCAGGTGGACTCCCACTTCTCACCACACCCTATTTTGGAACTGGGTGGGGTCAGAGAGGGCCAGTGACCTGAgcggaggagaggagaggagggagggcataAGGGGAGGTGGGGCCTCTAGGTGGCCTCTTCTCTCTGCACTGAGGCCCCAGCCCATTTGTCTCTTTGACATTGGCgggagcagcaggaggagcagcagcagcagccagcagCACTTGGGCCATGGCGGAGGACGGGCCACAGAAGCAGCAGCTGGACATGCCGCTGGTCCTGGACAAGGACCTGACCAAGCAGATGCGGCTGCGCGTGGAGAGCCTGAAGCAGCGTGGGGAGAAGCGCCAGGACGGCGAGAAGCTGCTGCGGCCGGCGGAGTCCGTGTACCGCCTCGACTTCATCCAGCAGCAGAGGCTGCAGTTCGAGCGCTGGAACGTGGCGCTGGACAAGCCCGGCAAGGTCACCATCACCGGCACCTCGCAGAACTGGACGCCCGACCTCACCAACCTCATGACGCGCCAGCTGCTGGACCCCGCTGCCATCTTCTGGCGCAAGGAGGACTCGGACGCCATGGATTGTAACGAGGCCGATGCCCTGGAGTTCGGGGAGCGCCTGTCGGATTTGGCCAAGATCCGCAAGGTCATGTACTTCCTCATCACCTTTGGTGAAGGGCTGGAGCCTGCTGACCTCAAGGCCTCCGTGGTATTCAGCCAGCTCTGAAGGGGCCGCCCTCTGCCCCATCTGCCCCCACCCTCTTCCTGCCTGGACCTCCCTTCCCCACCTgtgttttggggggacattcttCTAGCTGCTCAGCCTGGATTCTGCGTGGCCAGAGGCCCCCTGAGTCcatgtcctcccctcctcctctccttttccctgGTGTCAGAGCTCTGGCTCCCAGAAAGATCCCACGGCTCTGTAGTCTAGAAGCTTCACTGACCACTGATGCCACCCCCTGTAGATGATAGAGACCTGGTAGGGGCTCATGTGGCAGATGGAGAAGCTATAGGCACCTGCCTTCTCTGCTTCATTGAGAGGGAGTGAGACAGTCAAAGACCAAGAGAGACAGAGATTCAAACCACCAGCCATCTGGCTTCCTCCAGAGACGGGAGATGGAGATGACAAGAGCAACCTCCTCGGGGAATCCAGGAAGAAGGCTTCTGCTCTCCGCTGGACGCAGCACCCTCGGCCACCCTTGTCAGGAGGTGAACACCCAGCCTGAGGACTCGGGAAGGTGCTGCTTCTGCAATGACCCAGTGTGGTCCCAGGATGCCTCAGGACCCTCAGGACATGGGGCAGGGTTGCTGCAGGGCTGATTTGGGTGGTGGGGGTGCCTTGGGGTTTGTCGCCCAGTGCTGGCTGTAGTGGAGAAGTGAAGGAGAGCTATATACAGTCACACAGATCTGTCTACCTGTATACACACATCCATCAAGACGGCATGCAGGGCTCACACAGTGCACACTAGGGTCTATTCCTGCCCTGGGGACACGCCTAATTTTAGATTATCCATTGAAAAATTGCTGCTGGTTCAAGGGTGACTTTTGGCAAGGGGTTGATTGACATGACCTAGGTTGAGCCCCGTTGGGGGCTTCCTGAGCTGGGAGTCTTTGAGATTCATACAGTGAAGTGGGAGCAGTTTAGTAAAGGGTTTCCTTCTGCCTGGGGGGAGGCTGGTAGAGGGATCCAGGGCCCTGGAGCTAGAGATGGCATGTCCCCTTGGGGAAGCAGGCCTCGCCAGCTCACTGGACAGAGAGAAGCAGGCATTTCCTTCAACTAGAGCAGCTTTGGCATTTTCTGGGCTGCTTTAGGGGAGCTAGGGGAGGGGTGGGTAAAGCCTAAAGGGGTGGTTACAATGGCTGATAATCTCAAGTGGGCTGCAGGTGACAGCAATGTGATGGAGAACACTGGCCTtggaggtcactgggggcatccACTCaccagatggggaaactgaggcacagttaCTGGCAGATTCAGTTCCATCCCTAGCCTCATTCCACTTCCCATTGCAAAGGCCCAAAGCCCCCGTTTGGAGGGGCCTGACCTGCTGCCTGGATTCAGACTCAGGCACCTCCGCAAGTGCCCCCAACACCTTGTCGC is drawn from Urocitellus parryii isolate mUroPar1 chromosome 4, mUroPar1.hap1, whole genome shotgun sequence and contains these coding sequences:
- the Omp gene encoding olfactory marker protein, with amino-acid sequence MAEDGPQKQQLDMPLVLDKDLTKQMRLRVESLKQRGEKRQDGEKLLRPAESVYRLDFIQQQRLQFERWNVALDKPGKVTITGTSQNWTPDLTNLMTRQLLDPAAIFWRKEDSDAMDCNEADALEFGERLSDLAKIRKVMYFLITFGEGLEPADLKASVVFSQL